Genomic window (Zestosphaera sp.):
CGTGGTCTGCCTTATACAGCGTTAGATAGCCGGGACCCTCTTCAGGTAGGTGACCACTCACAATACCTGAGATGATATTATTAGGGTCGTGGACCCACACCCACCAGTCCGTGTTAGGGTCTACTTGTTCAGGAAACCCCATCTCAAATTGAAAGCCTGATTCACTAAAACCAAGTAAGAAGTTCTGTGGGATCTTTACCATACACTACTCACATATAATATAACAGTTATCAAGATAAAACTTTTAATGCCTCAAAAACACGAGCACGAAGTAAAGATTAACGCTAGCACTTCAGAAGCTCTCAGAGATTACCCTATTGAGTCTCTTACGTTAAATTTTATACTACCGTAATCTTTAGTCGTAGCAACAAAAACTATCTCGTGTTCTCCTGGTTCAAGCTTAATACCTTCTACTCTTATCGTCACGGCAGTATTCAACGAGAAATTAACAGGATTTGACTCTGATACGTCCTTGTTTAATACACTTCCCGATTCCGTGATTAACTTAATGCTACCTATAGGGATTGGCTTACTGTCAACATGTATTTCCAAGGGTTTAATTAGTATAGCATCAGCAAGAACGTTTCTAAGCATGAGTTCAAAGCCTTCTTCGGTGTTCTTAAGGCTCTTCTTAACATAGAGTCTCCTAAGAAAAATTGAGGGTATAATCACTAGATACACCTCACAACTACTCACATAAACCAAGTTAATAAGCCTTCATGAAGGAACTCCTTATTATAAGCGAGAGTGA
Coding sequences:
- a CDS encoding glycoside hydrolase family 1 protein, yielding MVKIPQNFLLGFSESGFQFEMGFPEQVDPNTDWWVWVHDPNNIISGIVSGHLPEEGPGYLTLYKADH